Within Lolium rigidum isolate FL_2022 chromosome 5, APGP_CSIRO_Lrig_0.1, whole genome shotgun sequence, the genomic segment TCTGCTTGTGTTCTCTCACTTCTCTTCAGAAAAATTATGCGCCGTGAAGGCAAAACTCCAGAATGTGTTTTTTATGTATCGAAAGTAGCAACACTATGCAGCTTGACGATTCCATTTCATTATACTACTTTGCAAGTTCCATAATCATCTCTGAGAGCCAGAATACTAAGATACATTATCACTGCATATACAACAGCAGGTTACTAGAACCAAGTTTATACAAAACCTCGTAGAAAACAACATTCAGATTTTCACAGACAacaaaataaaaccagtaagctgAGACAACCACCGTCCCCCCAAAACAGTTCTTGGATCATGTCTAACAAATACAATACCAGATTCAAGTTAAGGTGTGCCATTGTTGTTGTATTCTCCTTTCTCATCATTACTGGCTtgatacaaaaaagaaaaaaaaagctgcAATATGTTGTGCGCTCACTGAACTTCATCTGCTACTTGCAAGACGATTAGATATATAAAACCTGACTTAGCAATCCAACTTCATCTACCAGGCAAGCACGAGTTAAGTGTGATATCAACAATAAAACAACACATACAAGTTAATTATTTCCTGGTGAACCCTGATCTTGCTCAAAGAAGTTGAATGAACAACACATACAAGTTAATTATTAAGTTCAAAATGGTTATTAAGTTGGTCATTACCACCAATCACAAGTCCGAATACCCTTATTTATCCTTCAGCATAGATGTATGTACATGCCTTTCTTCCCTTCTTTAGTCTTGACAGATGCATGGAGATGATGTTAACAAACAGAGAGATACCGCTAGTGTGTGTATGTTTACATATTACAAGCTGTCAAAATCAAACCTAGAATTCAAGAACCCTAGAAATCAAGAACCCTAGAAATTCAAGAACCCTAGAAATTCAAGCACCAGTACGTGCATCTAGAACTACAGGCAGAGGAGGCAGATGGAACTCACAAATGACTCCAGCTTCGGACGGAGGGGCGGCGGCAGGAGATCCCGGTCGGCGGCGGCATGAACGTCGGCGGCGCCGTCAGCGGGAGGCGTCAGCCTTGCTATTGCAGCGGGATGGCGTGAGGGAGCGGCGGCGGGACGGCGTCGAGGGAGCGGCGGCGGGACGGCGTGGTCTTGGAGCAGTGACTGGCGTCGTCTTCCGCCCGCGTCGCCCTCTCGCCGACACAGAAACGCGAGGGGGGCACGTGTTTTAGTTCCGCCCCGGTCCGACGGGTTTCGGCCGGTTTCCTCGGGGGCTAAACGGGCCAAACCCGGTCTACCTAACAGCCCATGAGTGTTTTGAGGTGTTTTCGGGTGTTTTCATCGAGCCTGAAAAAAACACTCCAAAACCGGCACAAACACCTCTAAAAACATTGGCACCGAACAAGGCCTCAGGTGTTGCCCGGCATCCGTGGAATTAAAATATGGCTCCAACCATCGTTACAAGTATGAATTACTACAAGTAGGTGAAGCTCGAGGAACTCGCGTGTAATCATGTTCGTTATGAATAGGATAAAGCATGATCATCATGTCAATGGTGGCACATATGAGAAGTGTAATCATAAATTATTCGATAAAGGTTTGAGTTTTTATTTATCCCAATGCAACATATGGGCATTTTTACTAGTcctacataaaggaagattacgtTGCTAAGTTGCCAAAGATATTTTACGGTTCTTTGTACTGCAGAGTTTATGGGTGTAGTATTGAATTAATCCAACAGTTAATATGGTTAATCTGTGAATTTGGCTCGAGAATGATTTGGTAATTTCTGTTGTACAGTCCTATAAATAGGCTCAGTTCTTGCCGCTGGCGccgggaagaagtcaagaaggacgaCAACATGTCTTGCAGGAGCCGGAACCTGAAGTCGGACGCCATGAAGTGTCGCGGAGCACGCAAGGGATTTGGTTGCGTGTGCTTTGGCCGGTACATGATCCTGTAACGACCTACTTCTTCGCCACGCACTTCTTAATGGATTTTGAAAGAATCTGGTGCCGGAGTTTTAAATACGAACTACCTAATATGTCTCGCATGCCTAAATGTACTACACAAATTTTGATCGAGTATTCCCGTCCTGGGCCGTTGGATCACAAGATAGTATTATCTTTCCAAAACAATCAGATGTACCATGAAATGACCCATATTATTCTAAGTGGTCTTGAAGTGCTTTTGTAGAACTATTATTGCTCCATTGAGCTAATATAATCCAGGATTCTATTATTTGGCTGTGTGTGGCGTTCTCAatgttcctctcctaccttgcactcttTCACGATGCGATATGAACACATACTAGAAAAACTTAAGTGACGACAAGCACGCACATTGCCGAGCAAATGACAAAGCCAGTGTCAACCATTTGAGCTGTGTGTGAGATTATGCTCTCCATGTTCTAGTTTGATTCCtctttttatatttatttttacaCTATATTCCAACTTGAACTGAAAACACAGAATATGTCACCTACCATCAAAGAAAAAATATTATATGAATAGATCATGCACGGATGTTCTGAAGGTCCGCCTCGTCCTATAAGTAGACTTCCAACACACCAAGTTTTCTTCATCCATCTACAATCTAACCCCAGCTCCACTCTGTAGCGGGCTATCACTACCATGGCTAGCAAGCTTGCCGCTTTGGCTCTGCTAGTAGCATTGCTTGGTTGCGTGGCACACACGTGCCAAGCGGGCTACGGGTTTCCTTACCCGTCATCGGGACCCAAAAAGAGCTCTTCACCTGCTGCCCCGACGCTCAACTACGCTCACTACTACAGGACTTGCAAAGGAGCGGAGAAGATCGCCAGGGACGTTGTGCAGGAGGAGATCAAACGCAACCGCGGCATCGGTGCGGGCCTCATTCGTCTCTTCTTTCACGACTGCTTCGTCCAGGTATATATAATTATATATAGCATGACGGTATATCACTTGTAACCTGGGTAACATTATTACTGTATATGTGCCCTCAAATGAAACTAGGGTAGAAGTTAACAATTTGGCATGGCGATATATATCTACTTTTCAGGGCTGTGATGCGTCGGTCCTCCTTGACAAGACTCCGGCCAATGAATCGACAGAGAAGTTCGGCCTCCCTAACATAGGCAGTCTCCGCGGCTTTGAAGTGATTGATAAGATCAAGACAAAGCTCGAGGCAAAGTGCAAGGGTGTCGTCTCGTGCGCAGACATTGTCGCATTTGCTGGACGTGACGCCACCTACTTCCTCAGTAACAAGAAGGTATACTTTGAAATGCCAGCTGGCCGCTACGATGGACGCGTCTCTTCTGCGAGTGAGACCCTCTTCAACCTCCCCCCTCCTTTTGCCAACATCACGGTGCTCGAGGCTATGTTTGCAGCCAAGGGGCTCAACCTCGATGAGATGGTCACCCTATCCGGCGCGCACACTGTCGGTATCTCCCACTGCTCGTCATTCGGTGACCGTCTCCCGCGCAATGCCTCAGACCCAATGGCCATGAACCCTAGGTTTGCCAGCTCGGTGACAAGGAAGTGCAAGAGCGCTAGCTCTACAGTGGATCAAGACTTCAAGACCCCTAATAAGTTGGACAACCAATACTACAAGAATGTGCTTAACCATGAAGTGTTGTTCACGTCGGACGCTGCACTTGAGTCATCCAAGACAAAGAGATTGGTGAAGCAGAATTTGATCCCGAATGTGTGGGAAACAAAGTTCAAGCAAGCCATGAGGAAGATGGGCAGCATCGCGGTGAAGACCAAAGCTAATGGAGAGATCAGAAAGAACTGCCGGCTCATCAACTAGCGATTGTTCGTTCAATGAGGAAATCGAGACTACGTGTTTCAATCACCTGGCTCTTGATCACACCGGAAAACGATCAGAATTACCACATGCTTCTTTTTGTCCTATTTTGAAATTTCTGTAAATTTTTCTTTAAAGCTTTCATTCATTCCTGTGACTCAGATGATTTTACTAAAATTTTGTTGGTGTACTGCTATTATTTATGACATCCTCAGGTGTTTTTTAAGCGCACTTCCCCTTTTTTCACTAAACATTCTTGGTCATACTCAtcaccccacaaccctaattaaagGTGCACGTGACCACATTCACGTATATTAGAAAAAGGATTCAGCTAAAGAATCGTTTGCAGTACGGTTGATATTATCGAATTGTACGGAACGGTATGATGATGTCTTGCTAGCTAATGCTGATTCCTCAACCGGGAACCGATCAGACTAAGCTCGTGATTTGTATGTTCTTTAAGACCAATTTTCATGTCTATTGTCCACGGTCGAAGGAGCAGAGGCCGCCCGCCGGGGATTTTCCTTCTTGGTGCGTCTGccggccggccgtgtccgaggaGGCGCTGCAGAGCATGCTCGACTACGCGTGCCGACTGCACCCCGCTGCACGCCGGTGCGCATTGCCACAGCCCCGACACGCTAGTCGCGCACTGCTCCCGCAACACGCACGCCGGCGGCAAGCAAAGCGGCGCCATGGTGCGTGTGCAAGCCGGACTTGTCTGACGCGTGCGCCATGGAGGGCAGTACCACGATCCAGACTCGCTGCTCGCGCACTGCTTGTCGCCTTCAATATCTATTTCCAATCCAAAAAAGAAAGAAGGCACAAAAAACGCCCTGCCCCCGCGTTGCTCCCGCTGGGGCGACTCGGgcggcgcccaaaccctagcgccgccaggcCCCTCCTCCCACCTTTCCCCCTCCCTTGCCGCCACCTGAGGTGAACGCCGGAAAGCCGTGCGGCTGCTGAGGATGGTGGCGGCGAGGATCTCATCGCTCCACTTCGCTGTGGAGGACTACAGGACAGCGGCAGCGGCCCTTCAGGCGAGGCGACGGCGCGCGCGGCAGGAGTCGGCGCGGGTGACTCTGGCCGTCGGCCGCGGCCTCTTGGGAGGTTGGACCGCGGCGCCTGGCGGCTGCGGCATGGAGGGCCCCTCCCCGTAAGATCGAAGTTGTTccccctcttctctctctctctccgcccTGATTTCGGCTTTGCGGCGGCTTGCTGCTCGCTCTGGAATGTGGAGGGAGCTCGTGTGTGGCTCGGGACCGAGGGAAACACTAGGTTGGCTGGCCCGGCCCAGCTGTGGCGGCGCCTGCGGGCGCCgttcttcctccttggaggcgtggctGAGGTCCCCTGTCTCCACCCCGACCAACCTCTCGGGTGAAAGCCCAAAATCTCTCAGATTGGGCGGCGTCGACGTGATGCACGACGTATCCTCCTTGGAGGCATCGCCTGGGGACTGCGATGCTCGGTGAGGTTGAAGGCGGAAACTTTGGTCTCGTGCAGTTGCTACTGGTGGCTTTCCTGCTTCTCTCTGGTCGTCCTTAGGCCGTGGCGGTTTGGCCGGTGTGGTGTGCTCCCCCTTCCCGGTGGTCGTGTTCTGGGCCTGTCTCGGAGCTCAAGTTCAGCACTTCCCTAGCTCACGGGTGACCTTTTCCCATGACCGATGGTTCGACGCCTTCAAGCCAAGGTGAGAGGGTAGAGGCCCTCTTCGGTGTGGGAACCGGAATGTGTTTTGGTGCTTGCAGTTCAGGGGGCCTTCCTCGCTCATGAATCTCCATCCTGCTCTTTGGCAGTGCCTCGTCGCGCCTTCGCTGCTCGTTGCCCTCGGTGCCGGAGAGTTGTAGTCTTCGCTTTGCAAGTCCCTTTGGTGCTTGCTAGTAGTGTTGAGTTGTAAGCCTTTCAGGGTGTGCTGTTGTATCGTTCGGCCGTTGTGTTGTGTGGTGTGGTGTTGTGTGTGAGTGTTTGTTCGGTTCGCCTTGTGTAATCTATAGCCGGTtgttggctttgttaattcaaagttgggccCCTAGCGAGCCTACTgtttaaaaaatccaaaaaaacgcCGCCTGCATCTTCGCCGGCACCGCTGCCCTATCCTCCGCGGATCCAAGTACATATTCTTGCTGTCGTGCTCTCGATCAGACAACTCTAGGTCCCCGATCTCACATACCGTGTACATGCAATTTTTGTAACTTTTGCAGGATCCAAAACATGCAAATACCCTATAACGTACACCGTCCTAAATCATGCAGTAGGGAAGATGCCGCTATGGTTTTTGGTTATCGCTTAGACAGTACTCTTCATTGTCTTGAGTAGCAAAGAATTCTGTCAAATAAAAAAAGAGTAGCAAGGAAACAAAGTAAATCATTTGAATTTATTTTCAGAAACATTCACTTGTTGgacttttttgaaaaaaaaattggcaTCCCAGCCAGGTTGTGCTAATGCAAGTGTATCGTGTAGGcagaaaaaaattatttgcaagtTCAATTGCATATTGTGAGATCAAAACATTTTTTGATGATTGCTACCATCTGTTTACATTACTACAACATGTACGTGATGTAACCCCGTCCaaggacgacactacaccaagatCAACTAGTCACCCAAGTGGACCCATGACTCGAGCCCGAGTGAAAGCTCTACATGAAAAGGTGAACTTAATCCTCTCAACACTTGACATCGACActactttggatggaatgctacctcatgccaatGTTCTATGTGTCATCAGATACGAGCCTCGAGAGGAGTACGTCAAGGGTGGCCCAACACCGGAcaaggaaggagaaggaggacCACTTCAGCTGGAGGCCACAgcccagggccggcactgccgccccatataggccggcactgccgctgggCACACATTTTGCCGGCCAAGGCAACCCGGCACTGCCGCCcggagcaccccggcactgccgacaAAGACACCCCGGGACTGCCGGCCGGGCACCCCAGCACTGCCGGCCCAGGCACCCCGGTACTGCCGCCTGAAGCCCACGACGCCCAGAACAGCAAGGGTTGGCACTGCCGCCCCGAACACCCCGGCACTGACGGCCCCACCAAAGTCAACTTTATTAGAACCGTCCATTTTCATCATGTGGTTGTGTTTATTTCGCAAATGACTATGTTACTCCTGTTTTGGATCTAGACTATATATAGGGCTCCTCTAGCCACGAATTAGGGTTAGACATAGATTGGATTATCtttagagctttgctcacaaaacCTCTGGGATGATCTCCTATGTTCCTCAAGGCTACCTCTTGTGAGATTTGGATGATGTTGTTGGAGATTCTAGTGtgatccactctctctcccacagctttgttcatctccctcaccgatctctcacaccGAGATTCTACCTCGTGGTATCTCCCCGTGTTATTCTATCGGCGTGGTTTATCGATCCACGGGAGTAAAATTCGTTGTATCaggtttgtgtgcgtgtgttgttCTTCATGTTCATCTTGTTCTTCATCCCCCCTCTTTTCGATCCCCTTTTGATTtcgggtcaattcgtgagatctgggcacatcctagcccttaggcctcatcatatggtatcagcagctcttggttaccacggacttgaccctccacccacccaactTCACCtctaaaaaaattccaaaaaattccccaaaaatagccctaaattgcctttggtcGGATCTACGATTTTAttgagttttgagtggttttggtccattgaTTTCGTGTCCCTAGGGTTGATCTACCTTTCCCTTGCGTTTCTAGCCATCGTTTTGGTCGAATTTGGGTCCGTTTCGCGAAGAACAAGTTCGTGTTGTTCATCAGGGACCGGCACTACCACCCCtgccaggccggcagtgccgccaccccaaggccggcactgccgccaggaGCCAAAAATTGCTCCTCCAAATCAAATTCGACCACGATTTCACCTTTGTGTTTGGTTTCTGGTTTTGAGTGCCTTAGTTGTATCCCCTAACACCGCAACAAAGACACAAAAGCGAAGACAACCTCGGCACCCCGGATCTCCAAACGTACTTTgacacccaccaccaccaccaccatcgcaagtTGAGTGATCATCACCGCCGACAaaccatctaggtataacttgcattgccttatagcccctcttccttttgcgacctatcctatcgagcattcctTATCAAGTGTTGTGAGACATTGCATGTGGCTCCGATTGTGAGGTTGTGTGTGTTGTATGGagtaaagcttataagcaagacaCTCGT encodes:
- the LOC124656405 gene encoding peroxidase 2-like, with the protein product MASKLAALALLVALLGCVAHTCQAGYGFPYPSSGPKKSSSPAAPTLNYAHYYRTCKGAEKIARDVVQEEIKRNRGIGAGLIRLFFHDCFVQGCDASVLLDKTPANESTEKFGLPNIGSLRGFEVIDKIKTKLEAKCKGVVSCADIVAFAGRDATYFLSNKKVYFEMPAGRYDGRVSSASETLFNLPPPFANITVLEAMFAAKGLNLDEMVTLSGAHTVGISHCSSFGDRLPRNASDPMAMNPRFASSVTRKCKSASSTVDQDFKTPNKLDNQYYKNVLNHEVLFTSDAALESSKTKRLVKQNLIPNVWETKFKQAMRKMGSIAVKTKANGEIRKNCRLIN